One segment of Nostoc flagelliforme CCNUN1 DNA contains the following:
- a CDS encoding nucleotidyltransferase family protein has product MATTHSIGSILKLLHFAIVLAAGASTRMGTCKTSLSWGEGKTLLTYQLKQWLSIGFTPVVVLGSHNSDKEKDCPFGSLAVINPHANMGKTTSLLTGLQHIPPNFEILAISAVDQPRNLDIYQKLLLAHKDNSAMITAPTYQGKMGHPLLFSNGMRSHLQNIREETLGLRQIIKEFYPVIHQVKFETPAVLLDINTPKVYQELHNFG; this is encoded by the coding sequence ATGGCAACTACCCACAGTATAGGTAGCATATTAAAATTATTGCACTTCGCGATTGTCCTCGCAGCAGGTGCATCTACTCGCATGGGTACTTGTAAAACTTCACTCTCTTGGGGTGAAGGTAAAACATTATTAACTTATCAACTAAAACAGTGGTTAAGTATAGGTTTTACCCCTGTAGTTGTGCTAGGTTCACACAACAGCGACAAAGAAAAAGATTGTCCATTTGGCAGTTTGGCTGTAATCAATCCTCATGCCAATATGGGGAAAACAACTTCCCTGCTCACAGGGTTGCAACATATTCCCCCAAACTTTGAAATATTAGCGATTTCAGCAGTTGATCAACCCAGAAATTTAGATATTTACCAGAAATTGCTGCTAGCACACAAAGACAATTCAGCAATGATTACTGCACCTACATATCAAGGTAAAATGGGGCATCCATTGTTATTTAGTAATGGGATGCGATCGCACTTACAAAATATCCGTGAAGAAACTTTAGGTTTACGCCAAATTATCAAAGAATTTTATCCAGTAATTCATCAAGTTAAATTTGAGACTCCGGCTGTGCTATTAGACATCAACACGCCGAAAGTATATCAGGAACTGCATAATTTTGGGTAG
- a CDS encoding IS5 family transposase: MSRKPYPTDISDTEWDLIKSMIPAERKRKRGKKREIEMREVVNAIFYILRAGCSWRMMPHDLPAWQTVYSYFQRWQRKGIWQKIHSVLRCLRRATPTQLRQLEGRDVEPSAGIIDSQTVKTTEKGGIDGYDAGKKINGRKRHILVDTMGLLLMVVVHAASIQDRDGAKLVLDKIQYSFPKLHLIWADAGYAGKLVDWVRYFFGCAIEIVKRSDNTSGFKVLPRRWVVERTLAWLGRYRRLSKDYEYHLQTSETMIYAAMTHLMLRRLARNHSRSTA, encoded by the coding sequence ATGAGCCGAAAACCTTATCCCACAGACATTTCCGATACCGAATGGGATTTAATTAAATCAATGATTCCAGCAGAACGTAAGCGCAAACGTGGAAAAAAGCGTGAAATCGAGATGCGGGAAGTAGTAAATGCGATTTTTTACATCTTGCGCGCTGGCTGCTCATGGCGAATGATGCCTCACGATTTACCAGCATGGCAAACTGTATACTCATATTTTCAACGTTGGCAGCGCAAAGGTATATGGCAAAAAATTCATTCAGTTCTGCGATGTCTACGACGGGCTACGCCTACGCAACTCAGGCAACTCGAAGGACGAGATGTAGAACCATCCGCAGGAATTATAGACTCTCAAACAGTTAAAACAACTGAAAAAGGAGGCATTGATGGTTATGATGCAGGAAAAAAGATTAATGGTCGCAAACGCCATATCCTTGTCGATACGATGGGTTTGCTTTTAATGGTTGTTGTACATGCCGCTTCAATTCAAGACCGTGACGGAGCAAAACTGGTACTAGATAAAATTCAATACTCATTCCCCAAGCTGCATTTAATTTGGGCAGATGCCGGATATGCTGGAAAACTAGTTGATTGGGTCAGGTATTTTTTTGGCTGTGCAATCGAAATTGTTAAACGCTCTGATAATACTTCGGGCTTTAAAGTATTGCCTCGACGTTGGGTTGTGGAACGTACACTTGCATGGTTAGGTCGCTATCGTCGTCTCAGTAAAGACTACGAATATCATCTGCAAACAAGTGAAACAATGATATACGCCGCTATGACGCATCTAATGTTACGTCGATTAGCCCGTAATCATAGTCGCTCAACCGCTTAA
- a CDS encoding chloride channel protein encodes MLPKKPPATNQTQRWTFAQLFGLVKRNPLMISQWVIRWVVVGIAGGLFAALYWNVLELLTHQLQKVEGFNLLIVMPLAGLVVGLVIHFLGNPGEIAVIVDNIHFRGGRLDARKNPSMILASLISISAGGSAGPEAPLVQVTGSFGTWVADRLKLQGEDLRTMSLAAMAAGFTALFGAPLGGAMFALEILHHQHIVEYYEALMPAIVSSCASYLVFAAITQLGIAPTWHFPQYHLDKIDDFAIAIMFGIIGAVAGWIFMGIFRGCDYLLARIPGPIYVRTTLAGFGLGTLAVLLPLTRYFGHEELESVLTTNFPAVFLLTLALGKMAAISITVTGGWRGGFIIPLFFTGACIGKAVAVLIPGINPALAMICTMAAINAAVTRTPISTTLLLSKLANLSPFTPILFASLIGFFLAPKVPLIASQLKSQREATE; translated from the coding sequence GTGTTACCAAAAAAGCCCCCCGCTACCAATCAAACTCAACGCTGGACATTTGCTCAACTTTTTGGACTGGTAAAACGTAATCCCTTGATGATTTCGCAGTGGGTGATCCGCTGGGTAGTTGTAGGCATTGCTGGTGGTCTATTTGCTGCGTTGTACTGGAATGTTTTAGAACTTTTAACTCACCAGTTGCAAAAAGTTGAAGGTTTTAACCTCCTGATAGTGATGCCACTAGCCGGTTTAGTTGTTGGGCTGGTGATTCATTTTTTAGGAAATCCCGGTGAAATCGCCGTGATTGTTGATAATATCCATTTTCGTGGCGGACGCCTAGATGCTCGTAAAAATCCCTCAATGATTCTTGCTTCTCTAATCAGCATATCGGCAGGCGGTAGTGCTGGCCCTGAAGCACCACTAGTACAGGTAACAGGTTCTTTTGGTACTTGGGTTGCCGATCGCCTAAAACTCCAGGGTGAAGACCTCAGAACCATGAGTTTAGCGGCGATGGCGGCTGGCTTCACTGCCTTGTTTGGCGCACCTCTTGGCGGTGCAATGTTCGCCCTAGAAATTTTACACCATCAGCATATTGTGGAATATTACGAAGCTTTAATGCCAGCCATTGTTTCGAGTTGCGCTAGTTATTTGGTATTTGCAGCAATTACACAATTAGGAATTGCGCCGACTTGGCATTTTCCCCAGTACCACCTAGACAAGATTGATGATTTTGCGATCGCTATCATGTTCGGTATCATCGGGGCGGTGGCGGGATGGATTTTTATGGGCATTTTTCGGGGCTGCGATTACCTGCTTGCTCGAATTCCCGGCCCCATTTATGTACGCACAACACTAGCAGGGTTCGGGCTTGGCACTTTAGCAGTTTTATTACCCCTAACCCGTTATTTTGGGCATGAAGAATTAGAGTCAGTCCTCACTACTAACTTTCCTGCTGTTTTTCTCTTAACTCTTGCTCTTGGTAAAATGGCTGCCATTAGCATTACAGTAACAGGTGGGTGGCGCGGTGGATTCATCATCCCTTTGTTTTTCACTGGTGCTTGTATTGGTAAAGCTGTAGCAGTCTTAATTCCGGGAATTAATCCGGCCCTTGCGATGATTTGTACAATGGCGGCTATCAATGCAGCTGTAACGCGTACACCTATAAGTACGACTTTGCTACTGTCAAAACTGGCTAATTTGAGTCCTTTTACGCCAATCCTTTTTGCCAGCCTAATTGGGTTTTTTCTTGCGCCCAAAGTTCCCTTGATTGCATCTCAATTGAAGTCTCAGAGAGAAGCTACTGAATAA
- the uvsE gene encoding UV DNA damage repair endonuclease UvsE, with the protein MTVIEFKNLPQNLPNSQQCQRSTLPHLGLVCITSDKQVRFRTMTRTRYLKLSLSDRKIALTELYRHNLQRLHDALSFCEQNQIQLYRMSSAIFPLSDLEDGIGANILETMSADLATIGQRANALSIRMVLHPDQYVVLSSDSPEVVQASINNLAGHARIFDLLGLPRSPWSLMNIHGGKSQRPEQLVKVISELPENIKSRLTLENDEYAYSADEILAVCQQAGVPMVFDAHHHICHENLDSYDHPSVESMFYAARETWTNPDWQLVHISNGEQAFNDRKHSNLITDMPNVYHQAPWIEVEAKQKEEAIAHLRSWWLIKNNCT; encoded by the coding sequence ATGACCGTAATCGAATTTAAAAATTTACCTCAAAATTTACCTAATTCACAGCAGTGCCAAAGAAGTACACTGCCCCATTTAGGGCTAGTTTGCATCACCTCTGACAAACAAGTGCGCTTTCGGACAATGACACGCACCCGATACTTAAAACTTTCCCTTAGCGATCGCAAAATTGCCCTAACTGAACTGTATCGGCATAACTTACAGCGCTTGCATGACGCCCTTTCCTTTTGTGAGCAGAATCAAATTCAGCTTTACCGGATGTCTTCAGCAATATTTCCTCTAAGTGACTTAGAAGACGGAATCGGCGCAAATATATTAGAAACAATGAGCGCTGATTTAGCAACAATCGGTCAACGAGCAAATGCATTAAGCATAAGAATGGTGTTGCATCCAGATCAATATGTAGTGCTGAGTTCTGATTCTCCCGAAGTGGTACAAGCAAGTATCAATAATCTAGCAGGACATGCACGTATATTTGACTTACTAGGCTTACCGCGATCGCCTTGGTCATTGATGAATATTCATGGTGGCAAATCTCAACGTCCTGAACAACTAGTAAAAGTAATTTCCGAACTACCAGAAAACATCAAAAGCCGCTTGACGCTAGAAAACGATGAATACGCCTATAGTGCGGATGAGATTTTAGCAGTATGTCAGCAAGCTGGCGTGCCGATGGTATTTGATGCCCATCACCATATTTGCCACGAAAATTTAGATAGCTACGATCATCCAAGTGTAGAATCGATGTTTTATGCAGCGCGAGAAACTTGGACAAATCCAGATTGGCAATTAGTCCATATTTCCAATGGTGAGCAAGCTTTCAATGACAGAAAACACAGCAACTTGATAACCGATATGCCCAACGTTTACCACCAAGCACCGTGGATCGAAGTCGAAGCCAAACAAAAAGAAGAAGCGATCGCACATTTGCGCTCTTGGTGGCTTATAAAAAATAATTGTACGTAA
- a CDS encoding ScyD/ScyE family protein, with protein sequence MPLSLISKSALSFTFITICLAVFSEIKPAKAVSFSVVADGLDNVRGLNFAPDGSLYITESGVGGDGRCIPGPSLEGLLSCAGTSGAVTRVKDGKQERVITGLPSIALRPNGSTGEGPQDIQFDRLGNPYLLIGYGGNPTISDFPKNSPSWGQLYKIDLKTGSLKSIADLAKYEFANNADGVDVLDVSGEIASNPYAFTIKDDTAYIVDAAANNVLTVGLDGSDLKSLTVLPTQKITNPIFPAPEPGQVLPPDAPPSGQTPQEIEIQSVPTGVTFGPDGAIYVSEYTGFPFPEGKARIFRIGVDGETTVYADGFTQLSDLAFDAESNLYALQYGNEPQWKGISDGSLVQIAPDGTRTTLLSGNGLESATALTVGPDGAIFVSNKGDRPGQGQVLRIDTTKKVPEPTSILGLLIAFGALGVCSFTKRSPSGNSKLQSYKL encoded by the coding sequence ATGCCTTTATCTTTAATTTCTAAATCTGCTCTTAGTTTTACATTTATCACTATTTGTCTTGCCGTTTTTTCTGAAATAAAACCAGCAAAAGCTGTGTCATTTAGCGTGGTTGCAGACGGTCTTGATAATGTCCGTGGTCTTAATTTTGCTCCTGACGGTAGTCTCTATATTACAGAGTCAGGTGTGGGGGGAGATGGGCGATGTATTCCCGGCCCTAGTTTGGAAGGTCTGCTTTCATGTGCTGGTACAAGTGGTGCTGTGACTAGAGTTAAGGATGGGAAACAAGAACGTGTAATTACAGGATTACCTTCAATAGCATTAAGACCTAATGGTTCTACAGGTGAAGGCCCTCAAGATATCCAATTTGATCGCTTGGGAAATCCCTATCTTCTAATTGGGTATGGTGGTAATCCAACTATTTCTGATTTTCCAAAAAATTCTCCTAGCTGGGGACAGCTTTATAAAATAGACCTGAAAACAGGTTCGTTGAAAAGTATTGCTGATTTGGCAAAATATGAATTCGCCAATAATGCAGATGGGGTTGATGTGCTTGATGTTAGCGGTGAAATAGCTAGTAACCCCTATGCTTTTACAATTAAGGATGATACTGCTTATATTGTTGATGCGGCTGCAAACAACGTTTTGACTGTGGGACTTGATGGAAGTGATTTAAAGTCACTAACTGTGCTTCCTACACAAAAAATAACTAATCCCATTTTCCCCGCTCCTGAGCCAGGGCAAGTACTACCTCCTGATGCGCCGCCATCTGGACAAACACCGCAGGAGATTGAAATTCAATCAGTACCTACAGGCGTTACATTTGGCCCCGATGGTGCAATATATGTGAGCGAATACACTGGTTTCCCTTTTCCAGAAGGTAAAGCGAGGATTTTTCGGATTGGAGTTGATGGTGAAACTACAGTTTACGCTGATGGTTTTACCCAACTGAGTGATTTGGCTTTTGATGCTGAAAGTAATTTATATGCTTTACAATATGGCAATGAACCACAGTGGAAAGGTATTTCAGATGGTTCTTTAGTGCAAATAGCCCCTGATGGAACTCGGACAACGCTGCTAAGTGGTAATGGGTTAGAGTCTGCTACTGCCTTGACTGTTGGCCCTGATGGTGCTATTTTCGTTTCAAATAAAGGCGATCGCCCAGGACAAGGACAAGTTTTAAGGATTGACACTACAAAAAAAGTTCCTGAACCAACTTCTATCTTGGGTTTATTAATAGCGTTTGGTGCATTAGGTGTTTGTTCATTCACCAAGCGCAGCCCTTCAGGCAACTCAAAATTGCAATCCTATAAATTATAA
- the galE gene encoding UDP-glucose 4-epimerase GalE, translated as MSTILVTGGAGYIGSHAVLALKNAGYEVIVLDNLSNGHRELVEDVLQIKLIVGDMSDRALLDNIFSTHSIEAVMHFAAYIAVGESVTDPAKYYQNNVAGTLTLLEAMLAASVKKFIFSSTCALYGVPKFVPLTEEHPQDPISPYATSKWMVERILSDFDTAYNLKSVRFRYFNAAGADPNGLLGEDHEPETHLIPLVLLAALGKRESIFIFGTDYPTPDGTCIRDYIHVTDLAQAHILGLEYLLKGGESEVFNLGNGSGFSVREVIETAQEVTGKEIKIEERDRRPGDPPILVGSSDKATKVLGWHPQYPNVKEILTHAWQWHQRRHR; from the coding sequence ATGTCAACCATTTTAGTAACAGGAGGAGCCGGATATATTGGCTCCCATGCTGTATTAGCTCTGAAAAATGCAGGTTATGAAGTAATTGTTCTGGATAATCTATCCAATGGACATCGTGAACTTGTAGAAGATGTTTTGCAGATAAAGTTGATTGTTGGCGATATGAGCGATCGCGCCCTACTTGATAACATATTTTCAACTCACAGTATAGAAGCAGTAATGCATTTTGCTGCTTATATTGCCGTGGGTGAATCTGTTACCGACCCAGCTAAATATTACCAAAATAATGTTGCAGGTACTCTAACACTTTTAGAGGCAATGCTTGCTGCGTCAGTTAAGAAATTTATCTTTTCTTCTACCTGCGCTCTTTATGGTGTACCAAAGTTTGTTCCCCTTACCGAAGAACATCCGCAAGATCCCATTAGTCCCTACGCTACTAGCAAGTGGATGGTAGAACGAATTTTATCTGATTTTGATACAGCTTACAATTTAAAGTCTGTACGTTTCCGTTACTTTAACGCTGCCGGTGCTGACCCCAATGGATTGCTGGGTGAAGACCATGAACCTGAAACTCACCTGATACCATTAGTACTATTAGCTGCTTTGGGTAAACGCGAATCTATCTTTATTTTCGGCACTGATTACCCTACCCCAGACGGTACTTGTATCCGGGATTATATTCACGTAACTGATTTGGCACAAGCTCATATTTTGGGTTTAGAATATCTGCTCAAAGGCGGAGAAAGCGAAGTATTTAATCTCGGAAATGGCAGTGGTTTTTCAGTTCGAGAAGTGATAGAAACTGCTCAGGAAGTAACAGGTAAAGAAATCAAAATAGAGGAACGCGATCGCAGACCAGGCGACCCTCCTATTTTAGTTGGTAGCAGCGACAAAGCAACTAAAGTTTTGGGTTGGCATCCCCAATATCCCAACGTTAAGGAAATCCTTACCCATGCTTGGCAATGGCATCAGCGACGACATAGATAA
- a CDS encoding family 1 glycosylhydrolase — MSFFFNSSEDVTNNVLRENNSQLPLEVWAGIECTVNRVGDEYLDQLERNGHATRLDDLDLFAELGIKAIRYPILWEKIAPNGLENADWSWADERLGRLRELGILPIVGLVHHGSGPRDTSLVDPEFPEKLAVFARAVADRYPWVTHYTPVNEPLTTARFSGMYGHWYPHGRDDLTFARALLGECRAVALAMKAIREVNPSAQLVQTEDLGKTYSTPKLEYQAKLENDRRWLSLDLLCGRINPTHSMWGYLKKCGISEAELETFLQNTCPPDIIGINHYLTSERFLDEHTENYPAWTHGGNGHDKYADVEAVRVCAEGLAGPRTLLLETWERYHLPLAVTEAHISCTREEQLRWLYEVWNAAKELQAEGVDIRAVTVWALLGSYDWNSLVTKANGYYEPGVFDLRSRSVSSGESRSVSSGESPHPRPTAIAKMVQDLANGHQLNHPLLETPGWWHRQQRLLYPAISCSAMIGKARKKTSSMPPTSPRPLAIVGARGTLGKAFARLCEVRGISYQLLTRQEMDITDPASVDAVLTQLKPWAVVNAAGYVRVDDAEHEPHVCIQVNAEGPAILAAACAQHNVPLLTFSSDLVFDGAGSNPYVETDTVAPLNVYGCSKVLAEKLVLQAYPASLVIRTSAFFGPWDEYNFVTIALRQLSAGNNFLAAEDGIVSPTYVPDLVHASLDLLIDGESGLWHLANKSAIAWADFARLAAKQAGVSVTNLISVPTEQLGLTAPRPTYSVLGSSRGEFMPSLDNAISRYLEERI; from the coding sequence ATGTCTTTTTTCTTTAACTCAAGTGAAGACGTGACAAATAACGTTTTGAGAGAGAATAATTCACAACTCCCCTTGGAAGTGTGGGCTGGTATAGAGTGTACAGTTAATCGCGTGGGTGATGAGTATTTAGACCAGTTGGAACGCAATGGTCATGCAACGCGCTTAGATGATTTAGATTTGTTTGCAGAACTAGGGATAAAAGCTATCCGCTACCCTATATTGTGGGAGAAGATAGCACCTAATGGGCTAGAAAATGCTGATTGGTCGTGGGCGGATGAGCGATTGGGGCGCTTGCGCGAACTCGGCATCCTTCCGATTGTAGGATTAGTGCATCATGGTAGCGGCCCACGGGATACAAGTTTGGTAGACCCAGAATTTCCAGAAAAACTAGCGGTGTTTGCTCGTGCAGTTGCCGATCGCTATCCTTGGGTAACACATTACACGCCTGTAAACGAGCCACTGACAACGGCGCGATTCAGTGGGATGTATGGTCACTGGTATCCTCACGGACGGGATGATTTAACTTTCGCCCGTGCTTTGTTGGGAGAGTGTCGCGCAGTAGCCTTGGCAATGAAGGCAATCCGGGAAGTCAACCCTAGCGCTCAACTAGTGCAAACTGAGGATTTAGGTAAGACTTACAGCACACCTAAACTAGAATATCAAGCAAAACTGGAGAACGATCGCCGTTGGTTGAGCCTTGATTTATTATGCGGTCGAATTAACCCAACTCATTCAATGTGGGGTTACTTAAAGAAGTGTGGTATTAGTGAGGCTGAACTTGAGACATTTTTGCAAAATACCTGTCCTCCTGACATCATTGGAATTAACCATTATTTAACCAGCGAACGCTTTTTGGATGAACACACAGAAAATTATCCAGCTTGGACGCATGGTGGTAATGGGCATGACAAGTATGCAGATGTAGAGGCGGTGCGAGTTTGTGCTGAGGGTTTGGCAGGCCCACGTACATTGTTACTAGAAACATGGGAACGCTATCACCTGCCCCTTGCTGTCACGGAAGCTCATATTAGCTGCACCCGTGAAGAGCAGCTACGCTGGCTTTATGAGGTGTGGAATGCGGCGAAGGAATTACAAGCTGAGGGTGTAGATATCCGCGCTGTCACTGTTTGGGCGCTCCTTGGCAGCTACGATTGGAATAGTTTAGTCACAAAAGCTAACGGCTACTATGAGCCAGGGGTATTTGATTTGCGTTCGCGCAGCGTCTCCTCTGGAGAATCGCGTAGCGTCTCCTCTGGAGAATCGCCACATCCTCGACCGACAGCGATCGCAAAAATGGTGCAGGATCTAGCAAATGGGCATCAACTAAATCATCCGCTACTTGAAACCCCTGGCTGGTGGCATCGACAACAGCGCCTGTTATACCCTGCAATAAGTTGCAGTGCAATGATAGGGAAAGCGAGGAAAAAAACTTCCTCAATGCCCCCCACCTCCCCTCGTCCCCTGGCGATCGTCGGTGCCAGAGGAACTCTCGGAAAGGCTTTTGCTCGGTTGTGCGAAGTGCGCGGAATTTCATATCAGCTGCTGACGCGCCAAGAGATGGATATTACCGATCCTGCCTCTGTGGATGCGGTGCTTACCCAGTTGAAACCGTGGGCGGTTGTGAACGCTGCCGGATACGTGCGGGTGGACGATGCCGAACATGAACCCCATGTTTGTATACAAGTGAACGCCGAAGGCCCAGCGATTCTAGCTGCTGCTTGCGCTCAACATAATGTACCGCTATTAACCTTCTCCTCAGATTTGGTATTTGATGGTGCTGGGTCTAATCCTTATGTCGAAACTGATACCGTTGCCCCTCTTAATGTTTATGGGTGCAGCAAAGTTTTGGCAGAAAAGCTGGTATTGCAAGCTTATCCCGCATCGTTGGTGATTCGCACCAGTGCATTTTTTGGGCCGTGGGATGAGTATAATTTCGTCACGATCGCTCTGCGTCAGCTTAGTGCTGGTAATAATTTCCTTGCCGCAGAGGATGGAATTGTTTCACCTACTTATGTACCAGATTTAGTTCATGCCAGCCTAGATTTATTAATTGACGGCGAGTCTGGGCTGTGGCATTTGGCGAATAAGAGTGCGATCGCCTGGGCTGATTTCGCGCGATTAGCGGCTAAACAAGCTGGAGTTAGTGTCACCAATCTAATTTCTGTGCCCACAGAACAACTTGGTTTAACTGCTCCCCGCCCAACTTACAGCGTTCTTGGTAGCAGCCGAGGTGAATTTATGCCATCGCTTGACAATGCAATTTCCCGCTACCTGGAAGAAAGAATCTAG
- the glf gene encoding UDP-galactopyranose mutase, protein MSSNKVQVQNNGVSHSVSPTVNEVKSSETAKSQSLGTSKNLSSFNKNSRSTKAFTDTSDIVCLSHLRWNFVYQRPQHLLSRCAQKKRVFFIEEPIFSREPLGRLDVSEDKSGVIVVVPYLPEGLSEEAVNADIKVLLDGLFAEHNISNYICWYYTPMAIAWASHLEPEAVIYDCMDELSAFKGASPTLKNYEAELFRRANLVFTGGQSLYESKVNQHPNVYAFPSSVDVPHFGQGRNVKEEPADQANIPHPRLGFYGVIDERMDIELLAGIAEARPDWHLVIIGPVVKIDPATLPQHENIHYLGSKDYKDLPAYLGGWDLAMLPFARNESTRFISPTKTPEYLAAGKPVVSTSIRDVVRPYKDLKLVRIADTAQEFVAAAEQALQEDTPASGWLSRVDAFLEQISWDRTWGSMMQLIDSAIATTPGSTTNGNGKNGKSPISTDIPEAPSIITRDFIFDYLVVGAGFSGSVIADRLARHSGKKVLVVDKRNHIGGNAYDHYDDHGILVHKYGPHIFHTSSREVFEYLSQFTAWRSYEHHVLASVDGQLVPIPINLDTINKLYGMNLNSFQAEEFFQSVAEPREHIRTSEDVVISKVGQELYEKFFKNYTRKQWGLDPSELDKTVIARIPTRTNRDSRYFTDSYQAMPLHGFTRMFENMLNHPNIKVMLNTDYREIEKAIPCREMVYTGPVDEFFDCRYGKLPYRSLDFKHETHHTPVFQSAPVINYPNEQLYTRITEFKYLTGQEHSKTSIVYEFPKAEGDPYYPVPRPENQEIYKQYKALAESTPGVHFVGRLATYKYLNMDHCVAQALATYKQIAVKA, encoded by the coding sequence ATGTCAAGCAATAAAGTGCAAGTACAAAACAACGGTGTGAGTCATAGTGTGTCACCAACGGTAAATGAAGTAAAATCATCCGAGACAGCGAAATCACAATCGCTAGGCACATCAAAAAATTTATCCTCATTCAACAAAAACTCTCGGTCAACAAAAGCTTTTACCGATACATCTGATATAGTTTGCTTATCTCATCTGCGTTGGAATTTTGTATATCAAAGACCACAACATCTTTTAAGTCGCTGCGCTCAAAAAAAGAGAGTGTTCTTTATCGAAGAGCCAATTTTTAGCCGGGAACCATTGGGGCGATTGGACGTTAGTGAAGACAAAAGTGGAGTAATAGTTGTTGTTCCATATTTACCAGAAGGTCTAAGTGAAGAAGCAGTAAACGCAGATATCAAAGTACTGCTCGATGGGTTATTTGCAGAACATAATATTTCTAATTACATTTGTTGGTACTATACGCCAATGGCGATCGCATGGGCAAGCCATTTAGAACCAGAAGCTGTGATCTACGATTGCATGGATGAATTATCTGCCTTTAAAGGAGCATCCCCTACTTTAAAGAACTACGAAGCAGAACTATTTCGTCGAGCAAACCTAGTATTTACAGGCGGGCAAAGCCTTTACGAAAGTAAGGTAAACCAGCATCCAAACGTTTATGCCTTTCCCAGTAGTGTAGATGTACCCCACTTTGGACAAGGAAGAAACGTTAAAGAAGAACCAGCAGACCAAGCAAATATTCCTCATCCGCGCCTTGGCTTTTATGGTGTAATTGATGAGCGGATGGATATTGAATTACTAGCTGGAATTGCCGAGGCTCGTCCTGATTGGCATTTAGTGATAATTGGGCCAGTTGTGAAAATTGACCCAGCAACTCTGCCACAGCATGAAAATATTCATTATCTCGGTAGTAAAGACTATAAAGACTTGCCTGCATATTTAGGGGGCTGGGATTTGGCAATGTTGCCGTTTGCGCGAAACGAGTCAACACGTTTTATTAGCCCAACTAAAACACCAGAGTATTTAGCCGCAGGTAAACCTGTAGTCTCTACCTCGATTCGAGATGTGGTGCGCCCTTATAAAGACTTGAAGCTAGTACGAATTGCAGACACTGCTCAAGAGTTTGTTGCCGCCGCAGAACAAGCATTGCAAGAAGATACCCCAGCATCAGGATGGTTGAGTCGGGTAGATGCATTCTTAGAGCAGATTTCTTGGGATCGGACTTGGGGATCCATGATGCAGTTGATAGATTCTGCGATCGCAACCACACCAGGTAGCACAACTAATGGTAATGGTAAAAATGGGAAATCTCCCATCTCAACCGATATCCCAGAAGCACCAAGCATCATTACCAGAGACTTTATATTTGATTACTTAGTTGTTGGTGCAGGTTTCTCTGGCAGCGTTATCGCTGATCGCTTGGCGAGACATTCTGGTAAAAAAGTATTGGTTGTAGACAAGCGCAATCACATCGGCGGCAATGCTTACGACCATTACGACGACCACGGGATTCTCGTACATAAATATGGCCCCCATATTTTTCATACCAGTTCCCGCGAAGTATTTGAATACCTCTCACAGTTCACTGCCTGGCGTTCTTACGAGCATCACGTTCTAGCCAGCGTAGATGGACAACTCGTTCCCATCCCCATTAACCTTGATACCATCAACAAACTTTATGGAATGAACCTCAACTCATTCCAGGCAGAAGAGTTTTTTCAGTCAGTTGCAGAACCGAGAGAACACATCCGTACCTCTGAAGATGTAGTAATTAGTAAAGTCGGTCAGGAACTTTACGAAAAGTTCTTCAAAAACTATACTCGCAAACAATGGGGACTCGATCCTTCAGAACTGGACAAAACAGTAATTGCCCGAATTCCCACCCGGACAAACCGCGACAGCCGATATTTCACAGATAGTTACCAAGCAATGCCACTGCACGGCTTTACTCGGATGTTTGAGAATATGTTAAATCATCCGAACATTAAGGTAATGCTCAACACCGATTACCGCGAAATCGAGAAGGCTATACCTTGCCGCGAGATGGTTTACACTGGGCCAGTTGATGAGTTTTTTGATTGTCGCTACGGTAAACTACCCTATCGCTCACTAGATTTCAAACACGAAACGCATCACACCCCTGTGTTTCAGTCAGCGCCAGTAATTAACTATCCCAACGAACAACTGTATACCCGTATTACCGAATTTAAGTACCTAACCGGACAGGAACACTCCAAAACTAGTATTGTTTACGAGTTTCCCAAGGCAGAGGGCGACCCCTATTATCCAGTGCCACGTCCTGAAAATCAGGAAATTTACAAACAATACAAAGCTTTGGCTGAGTCAACACCAGGTGTGCATTTTGTGGGACGGCTAGCTACATACAAGTATCTAAACATGGATCATTGTGTGGCGCAGGCTTTAGCAACATACAAACAAATAGCGGTTAAGGCTTAA